One Thiocapsa sp. genomic window, GCGCCGAGATCGCGCGCCGACTCGGCATCCCGATCTGGGGCCCGCACCCCGACGACGCCTTCTGGCTCAATGCCCTGGTCGAGCAGTGCGAGATGTTCGGGTTTCCGCCCGTGACCGCATTCGAGCCCGATCGCTGGCTGCAGCCGGGCGAGCGCATCGCCGTCGGCGAGGAGACCCTCGAGGTCCTGCATTGCCCCGGTCACACGCCGGGCCATCTCGTCTTCTTCGACGCACGCGGCAAGCTCGCACAGGTCGGCGACGTTCTCTTCAAGGGCTCGATCGGACGCACGGACTTTCCGCGCGGAAACCATCGCCAGCTCCTCGACTCCATCCGGGAGCGCCTGTTTCCGCTCGGAGACGACGTACGCTTTATCCCCGGGCACGGCCCGATGTCGACCCTGGGCGAGGAGCGACGCACCAACCCTTTCGTTCGCGAATAAGCGTTCAGCGAGCACCATCCGCCACCGGGCAACCGCCCGCGGAAGGAACGGCATCATGCGAAAATCAGGCATCCCGACGCCGACACCGGGCCGACAGAGCAGTCCGCCGCGCAGCCGTCGGATGCGCAACGCGGAGGCCGAGCCGCCGGATGCCCCGCCGCAGAACGCGCTCAAACGCACCAAGAAGGCCCACTTTCTCGAACCCTACCGACTCTCCGAATCCGGACGCGCCGCCCTAATCGCGTGCCTGACCGACCAGACCGTCGGCGATCCGGAAAGCCGCGAGCTGTTCGCCGCCGCCGTCGAGTACGGTATCGCGAGCTGTCGCGCATCTACGAAGGACACCCGCATCCCAGCGAAAGTCGGTGAGGCCGCTGCCGTACCGGCTCTCAAGCCGCCGGAACCTCCAGCCACGGAGTCGACACCGAATCCAAGCGAACCGCTCTCGGCACTCGCGGAGACGGCGCGTCTGCTCGTCCGGGGGCTCGGAGCACTCGACGAGCCGTCGCGCGAGGCGATCACCGGTCGTCTGCGCAGCTCCGACCCCTTCGACCGTGTCCACGACCAAACCTATCTGGACGCGGTCTGTCGCGAGGTCGAGCGCATCGCCGGGGCCGCGTCAACCCTTCTCGACACGCCGCCCGCCTTGCAGCCTGTCTCACCTTCGGCCGCCACGACCGCAGCGGCGGCGCCCCCGCATCCGGACGACCCGCTCGGCGAAACGGCCCGTCGCCTCGTTCGGCGCATCGCCGACGCCTACGAGGCTTGTTTCGAGACCAAGGCCGAGACCGGCGCGGGATACCCCTTCATCACCGTCCTTCGCCTCATCGCCGAGGACGCCGGGATCGCACTGCCTGCGGAGGACGCCCGACTTCACGCAGTCCTGCCGGAGCACTGTCGGATCTAAACCGCGCCCGGTGCGGTATGCGTCATGTGTTGGAGTGGATCGGCCGCGCCAGCTCCGACGACTGTCGGAGCTGGCGCGGTTTAGAGTATTCAAAAATATTAAATTTTAAACCGCGTCTCCAAAAAGGTCGGAAAAATCCTTGAGCCCGACACAACATGAAAATAACGCATGTCGCTCTGGACGCGGTTTAGTGGAGTAGTGCAGAGATTCCGAAACCGTCCGAGATCATTGTC contains:
- a CDS encoding MBL fold metallo-hydrolase, with translation MQFRIIPVTPFQQNTTLLWCEHTLAAVIVDPGGEAERILEQVAALDLKPEYLLLTHGHLDHVGASAEIARRLGIPIWGPHPDDAFWLNALVEQCEMFGFPPVTAFEPDRWLQPGERIAVGEETLEVLHCPGHTPGHLVFFDARGKLAQVGDVLFKGSIGRTDFPRGNHRQLLDSIRERLFPLGDDVRFIPGHGPMSTLGEERRTNPFVRE